Proteins from a genomic interval of Kitasatospora herbaricolor:
- a CDS encoding mucoidy inhibitor MuiA family protein: protein MAPLTPVPPLPFPVTAVTCLEDRAQVERSATVELTTGVQRLRLGPVTALTADRTLRAETDRPGVRVLDARVVRAWTPRAPLAPGPEDSRLSHRLHELDGLVRENGRLRDRLDARLALLAQLAADLLREIGEGAGLGEVERARWTRELDRVDADRERYGEELRAARSRLRVLEQEREEAGRALEAAEEEPAELVAHLELTVEADRAGPAGLTVSHLVPCALWRPSYRATLVDGALRLESEAVVWQRTGEDWTGVRLTLSTARSALATDPPQIAEDRLTLRERSAEERRTVEVELREEAISTLGPTAAVPGVDDGGEVRVLPAPAPATVPADGRAHRVPLGAFTAPASSEYACAPELSPLVTQVVRFRNGAGHALLAGPVELVRGSGFTGRGELGFTAPGADAELAFGSSDDYRVVRETEEQDSTAGITQRNVSTRTVRLFVSRFSGPEERDERVVTVRERVPVSEVSAVEVKLRKERCAPAPDAFDSEGIVRWDLVLAPGARRTVTLVYEVSSSAKVAGL from the coding sequence ATGGCCCCCCTCACCCCCGTCCCGCCGCTGCCCTTCCCGGTCACCGCGGTCACCTGCCTGGAGGACCGCGCCCAGGTCGAGCGCTCCGCCACCGTCGAGCTGACGACGGGCGTCCAGCGCCTGCGACTGGGCCCGGTCACCGCCCTGACCGCCGACCGGACCCTGCGCGCCGAGACCGACCGGCCCGGCGTCCGCGTCCTGGACGCCCGGGTGGTGCGCGCCTGGACACCGCGGGCCCCGCTGGCGCCGGGGCCGGAGGACTCCCGGCTCAGCCACCGCCTGCACGAACTCGACGGGCTGGTCCGCGAGAACGGCCGGCTGCGGGACCGGCTGGACGCCCGGCTGGCCCTGCTCGCCCAGCTCGCCGCGGACCTGCTCCGCGAGATCGGCGAGGGCGCCGGCCTCGGCGAGGTCGAACGCGCCCGCTGGACCCGCGAACTGGACCGGGTGGACGCCGACCGCGAGCGCTACGGCGAGGAGCTGCGCGCCGCCCGCTCCCGGCTGCGGGTGCTGGAGCAGGAGCGCGAGGAGGCCGGCCGCGCGCTCGAAGCGGCCGAGGAGGAGCCCGCCGAGCTGGTCGCCCACCTCGAACTCACCGTGGAGGCGGACCGGGCCGGCCCGGCCGGCCTGACGGTGAGCCACCTCGTCCCGTGCGCGCTCTGGCGGCCCTCCTACCGGGCGACGCTGGTGGACGGCGCCCTGCGGCTGGAGTCCGAGGCGGTGGTCTGGCAGCGCACCGGCGAGGACTGGACGGGCGTGCGGCTCACCCTGTCCACCGCCCGCTCGGCGCTGGCCACCGACCCGCCGCAGATCGCCGAGGACCGCCTGACGCTGCGCGAGCGCAGCGCCGAGGAGCGCCGCACGGTCGAGGTGGAGCTGCGCGAGGAGGCGATCAGCACCCTCGGCCCGACCGCGGCCGTCCCGGGCGTGGACGACGGCGGCGAGGTCCGGGTGCTGCCCGCGCCCGCCCCGGCCACCGTCCCCGCGGACGGCCGGGCGCACCGGGTGCCGCTGGGGGCTTTCACCGCCCCCGCGAGCAGCGAGTACGCCTGCGCTCCCGAGCTGTCGCCGCTGGTGACCCAGGTGGTGCGGTTCCGCAACGGGGCCGGTCACGCCCTGCTGGCGGGCCCGGTGGAGCTGGTGCGCGGCAGCGGCTTCACCGGCCGCGGCGAGCTGGGTTTCACCGCGCCGGGGGCCGACGCCGAGCTGGCCTTCGGCAGTTCGGACGACTACCGGGTGGTGCGCGAGACGGAGGAGCAGGACTCCACCGCCGGGATCACCCAGCGCAACGTCTCCACCCGGACGGTCCGGCTGTTCGTCTCGCGCTTCTCCGGTCCGGAGGAGCGCGACGAGCGGGTGGTGACGGTCCGCGAGCGGGTGCCGGTCTCGGAGGTCTCCGCGGTGGAGGTGAAGTTGCGCAAGGAGCGCTGCGCGCCCGCGCCGGACGCCTTCGACTCCGAGGGCATCGTCCGCTGGGACCTCGTCCTGGCGCCCGGCGCCCGGCGGACCGTCACGCTGGTCTACGAGGTGTCCTCCTCGGCCAAGGTCGCGGGTCTCTGA
- a CDS encoding DUF4139 domain-containing protein: MAAEAGGSTDGNGTADGGGAGRGATDGGAGSWESALESVVVYAVGAVCRRRARGAVPAGRRVRLTGLPQVLDGRSLRASVVGGAPGWSVIEARLEPRAELRDQAELPERRRRLDEARERESAVRERHALVRARIDETAALRAVPPPRRREEPHRRTPADAWLELADFVDERLAALHARAEELDQELRLAEHETEVLTDLVDRSSTAGPSRPVETGATVLLTLAGPPAAGAEEAPVTGVPGPELEIELEYGVPGARWVPAYRLDYRRGAGSGSLLLRASVVQRTGEDWTGVRLALSSADLERRTELPRLRSLRIGRSQPAPPPTGWREPPSGLAELFSGYDAAGPRPAGRQPLPVAAAARPVAARPRGGTLEAGGPPVPPPAPFLPALAPSAAPPSAPGGYGAPPPPQAGYGAPQASAGFGGAAPAPQPVARARKADLSRSADVSPGGPPPGAREAGAPAGPPAPDQALLDYPALRLSGPEPGSGRRGELRPAPADPAGRSDTAARGRAERVAALPLPRHAVPPRRSAGSFDHRFDAAAPADIPSDGTWHTVTVGEVEVGLRPEYICVPSVEERVYGTLVITNDSAQALLAGPVEVTVDGDYLLTAGLSSLARGGTRRLGLGVTESIEVARRTELRESTAGMLNSSTVLDHRVHVELANRLGHPVTVEVRERVPVPSEADIRIEERAGWQAPQDAADGLPASSRLWRVEVPAGGRAELDGGYEIRIPAGKAIVGGNRRN; the protein is encoded by the coding sequence GTGGCGGCTGAAGCGGGCGGCAGCACGGACGGGAACGGCACGGCGGACGGGGGCGGGGCCGGGCGAGGAGCCACCGACGGCGGCGCGGGGAGCTGGGAGTCGGCCCTCGAATCGGTGGTGGTGTACGCGGTGGGGGCGGTGTGCCGCAGACGGGCGCGCGGGGCGGTGCCGGCCGGGCGGCGGGTCCGGCTGACCGGCCTGCCCCAGGTGCTGGACGGACGGTCGCTACGGGCCTCGGTGGTCGGCGGCGCGCCCGGCTGGAGCGTGATCGAGGCCCGGCTGGAGCCCCGCGCCGAGCTGCGGGACCAGGCCGAGCTGCCGGAGCGGCGGCGCCGGCTGGACGAGGCCCGCGAGCGCGAGAGCGCCGTCCGGGAGCGCCATGCGCTGGTCCGGGCCCGGATCGACGAGACGGCCGCGCTGCGCGCCGTACCGCCGCCCCGGCGCCGCGAGGAGCCGCACCGCCGGACCCCGGCCGACGCCTGGCTGGAACTCGCGGACTTCGTGGACGAGCGGCTCGCCGCGCTGCACGCCCGCGCCGAGGAACTGGACCAGGAGCTGCGGCTGGCCGAGCACGAGACCGAGGTCCTGACCGACCTGGTGGACCGCTCCTCGACCGCCGGCCCGAGCCGCCCGGTGGAGACCGGCGCCACCGTCCTGCTGACGCTGGCCGGTCCGCCCGCCGCCGGGGCGGAGGAGGCGCCGGTCACCGGCGTGCCCGGCCCAGAGCTGGAGATCGAGCTGGAGTACGGCGTACCGGGTGCCCGCTGGGTCCCCGCCTACCGGCTGGACTACCGCCGGGGCGCCGGCAGCGGCAGCCTGCTGCTGCGCGCCTCCGTGGTGCAGCGCACCGGCGAGGACTGGACGGGCGTGCGCCTGGCCCTGTCCAGCGCAGACCTGGAGCGCCGCACCGAGCTGCCCCGGCTGCGTTCGCTGCGGATCGGCCGCAGCCAGCCGGCCCCGCCGCCCACCGGCTGGCGCGAGCCGCCGAGCGGCCTGGCGGAGCTCTTCAGCGGCTACGACGCCGCCGGCCCGCGCCCGGCCGGCCGGCAGCCGCTACCGGTGGCCGCCGCGGCCCGGCCGGTGGCGGCGCGCCCCCGCGGCGGCACGCTGGAGGCCGGTGGTCCGCCGGTACCGCCGCCAGCGCCCTTCCTGCCGGCCCTGGCGCCGTCCGCCGCGCCGCCGTCCGCCCCCGGCGGCTACGGCGCCCCGCCGCCTCCGCAGGCCGGTTACGGCGCGCCGCAGGCCTCGGCCGGGTTCGGCGGCGCCGCCCCGGCGCCGCAGCCGGTCGCCCGGGCCCGCAAGGCCGACCTGTCGCGGTCGGCCGACGTCTCCCCCGGCGGTCCACCGCCCGGCGCCCGGGAGGCGGGGGCGCCGGCCGGGCCGCCCGCACCGGACCAGGCCCTGCTCGACTACCCCGCTCTGCGGCTCTCCGGCCCGGAGCCGGGCTCCGGCCGACGGGGCGAGCTGCGGCCGGCGCCGGCCGACCCGGCGGGCCGGTCGGACACGGCGGCGCGCGGCCGGGCCGAGCGGGTGGCGGCGCTACCGCTGCCCCGCCACGCCGTCCCGCCGCGCAGGTCGGCCGGTTCCTTCGACCACCGCTTCGACGCCGCCGCGCCCGCCGACATCCCCTCCGACGGCACCTGGCACACCGTCACGGTCGGCGAGGTCGAGGTGGGCCTGCGGCCGGAGTACATCTGCGTGCCGTCCGTCGAGGAGCGGGTCTACGGCACCCTGGTGATCACCAACGACTCGGCGCAGGCCCTGCTGGCCGGGCCGGTCGAGGTGACCGTGGACGGGGACTACCTGCTGACCGCGGGGCTGTCCTCGCTGGCGCGCGGGGGCACCCGGCGGCTGGGGCTCGGGGTGACCGAGAGCATCGAGGTGGCCCGGCGGACCGAGCTGCGCGAGTCCACCGCGGGCATGCTGAACAGCAGCACGGTGCTGGACCACCGGGTCCACGTCGAGCTGGCCAACCGGCTCGGCCACCCGGTCACGGTGGAGGTTCGCGAGCGGGTCCCGGTGCCGTCCGAGGCGGACATCAGGATCGAGGAGCGGGCCGGCTGGCAGGCGCCGCAGGACGCGGCGGACGGCCTCCCGGCGAGCAGCCGGCTGTGGCGGGTCGAGGTGCCGGCCGGCGGCCGGGCCGAACTCGACGGCGGCTACGAGATCCGAATCCCGGCCGGCAAGGCCATCGTCGGCGGAAACCGGAGGAACTGA
- a CDS encoding prephenate dehydrogenase yields the protein MRTVAVVGTGLIGTSAALALTGRGLTVHLEDADPDAARTAASLGAGTTEPADGPVDLAIIAVPPALVGKVLADCQRRGLARWYTDVASVKDGPRAEVAALGLDTVHYIGSHPMAGRERSGPLAARADLFEGRPWVLTPTPDTDTGTLNAVLEVIALCGAMPIVMDAAAHDRAVALVSHAPQLLSSLVAARLEHADETAVRLSGQGVRDVTRIAASSPALWVDILSANAGVVADVLEDLATDLGETVTALRSMQAADEGERLAGAAGIEAVMRRGNHGQARIPGKHGAPPTRYETVAVVLGDQPGELGRLFGEVGAAGVNIEDVVIEHSSGQQVGFVQLSVAPGAVKPLTAALRERGWSVRD from the coding sequence ATGCGCACTGTCGCCGTCGTCGGCACCGGACTGATCGGCACCTCCGCCGCGCTCGCCCTCACCGGCCGCGGGCTCACCGTCCACCTGGAGGACGCCGACCCGGACGCCGCGCGCACCGCCGCCTCGCTCGGCGCCGGGACCACCGAGCCGGCGGACGGCCCGGTCGACCTGGCGATCATCGCGGTGCCGCCCGCGCTGGTCGGCAAGGTCCTCGCCGACTGCCAGCGCCGCGGCCTGGCCCGCTGGTACACGGACGTCGCCAGCGTCAAGGACGGCCCCCGGGCCGAGGTGGCCGCGCTGGGGCTGGACACCGTCCACTACATCGGCAGCCACCCGATGGCCGGCCGCGAGCGCTCCGGCCCGCTGGCCGCCCGCGCCGACCTCTTCGAGGGCCGGCCCTGGGTGCTCACCCCCACCCCCGACACCGACACCGGGACGCTCAACGCGGTGCTGGAGGTGATCGCGCTCTGCGGCGCGATGCCGATCGTGATGGACGCCGCCGCGCACGACCGGGCCGTCGCGCTCGTCTCGCACGCCCCGCAGCTGCTCTCCTCGCTGGTCGCCGCCCGGCTGGAGCACGCCGACGAGACCGCCGTCCGGCTCTCCGGCCAGGGTGTCCGGGACGTCACCCGGATCGCCGCCTCCAGCCCCGCCCTGTGGGTGGACATCCTCTCCGCCAACGCCGGTGTGGTCGCGGACGTGCTGGAGGACCTCGCCACCGACCTCGGCGAGACCGTCACCGCGCTGCGGTCCATGCAGGCCGCCGACGAGGGCGAGCGGCTGGCCGGCGCGGCCGGCATCGAGGCGGTGATGCGGCGCGGCAACCACGGCCAGGCCCGGATCCCCGGCAAGCACGGTGCGCCGCCCACCCGCTACGAGACGGTCGCCGTGGTGCTCGGCGACCAGCCCGGCGAGCTGGGCCGGCTGTTCGGCGAGGTCGGCGCGGCCGGGGTGAACATCGAGGACGTCGTGATCGAGCACTCCAGCGGGCAGCAGGTCGGCTTCGTCCAGCTCTCGGTGGCACCGGGCGCGGTCAAGCCGCTGACGGCGGCGCTGCGGGAGCGTGGCTGGAGCGTCCGGGACTGA
- the cmk gene encoding (d)CMP kinase → MDTADRAHAPVVVAIDGPSGSGKSTVSRAVAARLGLSFLDTGAMYRAMTWWMLANEVDVDDAEAVAVACAKPVVVSGTDAAGPTITVDGQDVSGPIRGPEVTAQVSAVAAVPQVRARLVELQQRCARVAERGIVAEGRDMGSVVFPDATVKIFLTASETARAGRRAAELRAKGVDEATITAMAADLARRDAADSSRETAPLAQAADAVLVDTSELTLDQVISTIAALVEERAGLSAV, encoded by the coding sequence GTGGACACTGCCGACCGAGCGCACGCCCCGGTCGTCGTCGCCATCGACGGACCCTCCGGCTCCGGCAAGTCGACCGTTTCCCGCGCGGTCGCCGCCCGGCTCGGACTCAGCTTCCTGGACACCGGCGCGATGTACCGCGCGATGACCTGGTGGATGCTGGCCAACGAGGTGGACGTCGACGACGCCGAGGCCGTCGCGGTCGCCTGCGCCAAGCCGGTGGTCGTCTCCGGCACCGACGCGGCCGGCCCGACCATCACCGTCGACGGCCAGGACGTCTCCGGCCCGATCCGCGGCCCCGAGGTCACCGCCCAGGTCAGCGCCGTCGCCGCCGTCCCGCAGGTGCGGGCGCGGCTGGTGGAGCTGCAGCAGCGCTGCGCCCGGGTCGCCGAGCGCGGCATCGTCGCCGAGGGCCGGGACATGGGCAGCGTGGTGTTCCCGGACGCCACCGTCAAGATCTTCCTGACCGCCTCCGAGACGGCCCGCGCCGGGCGCCGGGCCGCCGAACTGCGGGCCAAGGGCGTCGACGAGGCCACCATCACCGCGATGGCGGCCGACCTCGCCCGCCGGGACGCCGCCGACTCCTCCCGGGAGACGGCACCGCTCGCCCAGGCGGCCGACGCCGTCCTGGTCGACACCAGCGAGCTGACCCTCGACCAGGTGATCTCCACGATCGCCGCGTTGGTCGAGGAGCGGGCCGGCCTGTCGGCGGTCTGA
- the der gene encoding ribosome biogenesis GTPase Der encodes MTEDTATGSGELDAADYAEFMALAAEEGFDGEELDGEGAHAPLPVLAVVGRPNVGKSTLVNRIIGRREAVVEDKPGVTRDRVSYEATWNGRRFKLVDTGGWELDVLGIDAMVAAQAELGIESADAVLFVVDATVGATDTDEALIKLIRRAGKPTVLCANKVDGQSTEAEAAYLWSLGLGEPYPVSALHGRGSGDLLDAVMAALPEAPPQTFGVAPGGPRRVALIGRPNVGKSSLLNKVAGEDRVVVNELAGTTRDPVDELIELGGKTWKFIDTAGIRRRVHLTAGADFYASLRTSSALEKAEVAVVLVDASETLAEQDTRIISMAVEAGRAVVIAYNKWDQMDEERRFYLEREIEKDLVQVQWAPRVNVSALTGRHMEKLVPAIETALAGWETRITTARLNAFLGELVAAHPHPIRGGKQPRILFGTQAGIRPPRFVLFASGFLEAGYRRFVERRLREEFGFVGTPISISVRVREKRRRK; translated from the coding sequence ATGACCGAAGACACCGCCACCGGCTCCGGTGAGCTGGACGCCGCCGACTACGCCGAGTTCATGGCCCTCGCGGCCGAGGAGGGCTTCGACGGCGAGGAGCTGGACGGCGAGGGCGCGCACGCCCCGCTGCCGGTGCTGGCCGTCGTCGGCCGGCCGAACGTCGGCAAGTCGACCCTGGTGAACCGCATCATCGGCCGCCGCGAGGCCGTCGTCGAGGACAAGCCGGGCGTCACCCGCGACCGGGTGTCCTACGAGGCGACCTGGAACGGCCGCCGCTTCAAGCTGGTCGACACCGGCGGCTGGGAGCTGGACGTCCTCGGCATCGACGCCATGGTCGCCGCGCAGGCCGAGCTCGGCATCGAGAGCGCCGACGCGGTGCTCTTCGTGGTGGACGCCACCGTCGGCGCGACCGACACCGACGAGGCCCTGATCAAGCTCATCCGGCGGGCCGGCAAGCCCACCGTGCTCTGCGCCAACAAGGTGGACGGCCAGTCCACCGAGGCCGAGGCCGCGTACCTCTGGTCGCTGGGCCTCGGCGAGCCGTACCCCGTCTCGGCCCTGCACGGCCGTGGCTCCGGCGATCTGCTGGACGCCGTGATGGCCGCGCTGCCCGAGGCGCCGCCGCAGACCTTCGGCGTCGCCCCCGGCGGCCCGCGCCGGGTCGCGCTGATCGGCCGCCCGAACGTCGGCAAGTCGAGCCTGCTGAACAAGGTCGCGGGCGAGGACCGGGTGGTCGTCAACGAGCTGGCCGGCACCACCCGTGACCCGGTCGACGAGCTGATCGAGCTCGGCGGCAAGACCTGGAAGTTCATCGACACCGCCGGTATCCGCCGCCGGGTCCACCTCACCGCCGGCGCCGACTTCTACGCCTCGCTGCGCACCTCGTCGGCGCTGGAGAAGGCCGAGGTCGCCGTCGTGCTGGTGGACGCCAGCGAGACCCTCGCCGAGCAGGACACCCGGATCATCTCGATGGCCGTCGAGGCCGGCCGCGCCGTCGTCATCGCCTACAACAAGTGGGACCAGATGGACGAGGAGCGCCGCTTCTACCTGGAGCGGGAGATCGAGAAGGATCTCGTCCAGGTGCAGTGGGCCCCCCGGGTCAACGTCTCCGCGCTGACCGGCCGCCACATGGAGAAGCTCGTCCCGGCGATCGAGACCGCGCTGGCCGGCTGGGAGACCCGGATCACGACCGCGCGTCTCAACGCCTTCCTCGGCGAGCTGGTCGCCGCCCACCCGCACCCGATCCGGGGCGGCAAGCAGCCGCGCATCCTGTTCGGGACCCAGGCCGGCATCCGTCCGCCGCGGTTCGTCCTCTTCGCCTCCGGGTTCCTGGAGGCCGGCTACCGCCGCTTCGTGGAGCGCCGCCTGCGTGAGGAGTTCGGCTTCGTCGGCACGCCGATCTCGATCTCCGTGCGGGTGCGCGAGAAGCGCCGCCGCAAGTGA
- a CDS encoding LysM peptidoglycan-binding domain-containing protein, which translates to MTFRNETAAATTTSAKRNRVRMVVMAGAVAALPVAGLVTAHSASAASVATWDAVAQCESTGNWSINTGNGFYGGLQFTSSTWAAFGGTAYAPQANLATKAQQIAIAEKVLASQGPGAWPVCSVKAGLTKGGAPAAVDTAAPAAKPAAPAAPAKPAAPAKPATSSDAAPAAKAAPAPKASEPAKNWSSDSAKSWKSAPAKKSTDGNYTVKAGDTLSSIAAAQGLDWHALYANNAQVIGGNADLIFPGQTLTV; encoded by the coding sequence ATGACCTTCCGTAACGAGACCGCCGCTGCCACCACCACCTCCGCCAAGCGCAACCGCGTGCGGATGGTCGTCATGGCCGGCGCTGTCGCCGCCCTGCCGGTGGCCGGCCTCGTCACGGCCCACTCGGCCTCCGCCGCGTCGGTTGCCACCTGGGACGCCGTCGCCCAGTGCGAGAGCACCGGCAACTGGAGCATCAACACCGGCAACGGCTTCTACGGCGGCCTGCAGTTCACCTCCAGCACCTGGGCCGCCTTCGGTGGCACCGCCTACGCCCCGCAGGCCAACCTGGCGACCAAGGCGCAGCAGATCGCCATCGCCGAGAAGGTGCTCGCCTCGCAGGGTCCCGGCGCCTGGCCCGTCTGCTCCGTCAAGGCCGGCCTGACCAAGGGCGGCGCCCCCGCCGCCGTGGACACCGCCGCCCCGGCCGCCAAGCCCGCCGCCCCGGCCGCCCCGGCGAAGCCCGCCGCCCCGGCCAAGCCCGCCACCTCCTCGGACGCGGCCCCCGCCGCGAAGGCCGCCCCGGCGCCGAAGGCGTCGGAGCCGGCCAAGAACTGGAGCTCCGACTCCGCGAAGTCGTGGAAGTCCGCTCCGGCCAAGAAGAGCACCGACGGCAACTACACCGTCAAGGCCGGCGACACCCTGAGCAGCATCGCCGCCGCCCAGGGCCTCGACTGGCACGCCCTGTACGCCAACAACGCCCAGGTCATCGGTGGCAACGCCGACCTGATCTTCCCCGGCCAGACCCTCACCGTCTGA
- a CDS encoding transglycosylase family protein — MDLPPAAARVPAAPVRPAVHDAVWDELAQCESSGDWRADTGNGYYGGLQIWPPTWAEAGGPAFADRPDHATRREQIVVAEQILRMQGWGAWPVCSREIGATNIEPEPEPEPGHDLGLDPGPDPDPGFDPDPALDPDGGQDPGPAPDPSAGSEPVQAPWNGPQNEAAPGQVPDPDPGHGRVRGQDRTRAHGSDRAPHRGGVPPAAAPAPVRPAPTP; from the coding sequence GTGGACCTGCCGCCGGCCGCGGCCAGGGTGCCCGCTGCGCCGGTCCGGCCCGCCGTCCACGACGCGGTCTGGGACGAACTCGCGCAGTGCGAGAGCAGCGGCGACTGGCGGGCCGACACCGGCAACGGCTACTACGGCGGCCTGCAGATCTGGCCACCCACCTGGGCGGAGGCCGGCGGACCCGCTTTCGCCGACCGCCCGGACCACGCGACGCGGCGTGAGCAGATCGTCGTCGCGGAGCAGATCCTCCGGATGCAGGGCTGGGGGGCCTGGCCCGTCTGCTCCCGCGAGATCGGTGCCACGAACATCGAGCCGGAGCCGGAGCCGGAACCAGGCCATGACCTCGGCCTTGACCCTGGCCCCGACCCCGACCCTGGCTTCGACCCCGACCCGGCCCTGGACCCGGACGGCGGTCAGGACCCGGGGCCGGCTCCCGACCCTTCCGCCGGCTCCGAGCCGGTGCAGGCCCCCTGGAACGGCCCGCAGAACGAAGCGGCTCCCGGCCAGGTCCCCGACCCGGATCCCGGCCACGGGCGGGTGCGCGGGCAGGACCGCACGCGGGCGCACGGAAGCGACCGCGCGCCGCACCGGGGCGGAGTTCCCCCGGCGGCTGCGCCCGCGCCCGTACGTCCGGCGCCCACGCCGTGA
- a CDS encoding acyl-CoA thioesterase, with protein MGSPVDQLVELLDLEQIELNIFRGRSPEEELQRTFGGQVAGQALVAAGRTVEGDRPVHSLHAYFLRPGVPGVPIVYQVDRIRDGRSFTTRRVLGIQQGRSIFALTADFHVPEQGGIEHQNTMPEVPAPEDLPSALEEVGARLGELPPFISRRQPFDIRYVDRLRWSKEELAGVEPRSGVWLRTNGALPDDPLIHVCALTYASDMTLLDAVRAPVEPLWGRRHFDMASLDHAMWFHRPFRADEWLLYQQESPVAHGARGLARGQIYDRSGQLVVSVVQEGLFRPLPE; from the coding sequence ATGGGAAGCCCCGTCGACCAGCTGGTCGAACTGCTCGACCTGGAGCAGATCGAACTGAACATCTTCCGCGGCCGCAGCCCCGAGGAGGAGCTGCAACGCACCTTCGGCGGCCAGGTCGCCGGGCAGGCGCTGGTCGCGGCCGGGCGCACGGTGGAGGGCGACCGCCCCGTGCACTCCCTGCACGCCTACTTCCTGCGCCCAGGTGTCCCCGGAGTGCCCATCGTCTACCAGGTCGACCGGATCCGGGACGGCCGTTCCTTCACCACCCGACGGGTGCTCGGCATCCAGCAGGGCCGCTCGATCTTCGCGCTCACCGCCGACTTCCACGTCCCAGAGCAGGGCGGCATCGAGCACCAGAACACGATGCCCGAGGTGCCCGCCCCCGAGGACCTGCCCAGCGCCCTGGAGGAGGTCGGCGCCAGACTCGGCGAGCTGCCGCCGTTCATCAGCCGCCGCCAGCCCTTCGACATCCGCTACGTCGACCGGCTGCGCTGGTCGAAGGAGGAGCTGGCCGGGGTCGAGCCGCGCAGCGGTGTCTGGCTGAGGACCAACGGCGCCCTGCCGGACGATCCGCTGATCCACGTCTGCGCCCTCACCTACGCGAGCGACATGACCCTGCTGGACGCCGTCCGCGCCCCGGTCGAGCCCCTGTGGGGGCGGCGGCACTTCGACATGGCCTCGCTCGACCACGCGATGTGGTTCCACCGCCCGTTCCGCGCCGACGAATGGCTGCTCTACCAGCAGGAGTCACCCGTCGCGCACGGCGCCCGCGGCCTCGCCCGGGGCCAGATCTACGACCGAAGCGGCCAGCTGGTGGTCTCGGTGGTGCAGGAGGGCCTCTTCCGCCCGCTGCCGGAGTAG
- a CDS encoding DUF1684 domain-containing protein has translation MTETAAEAWKHWSDGRAATVSSPHGQLALTGTHWLEPDPGAVPGLPGLWWSDTEGVRLRAKAQDGIVLDGRGSPDAPVDGEVLLRPDTDPAADTAVLGDLRLVPIEREGEIALRVFDPAAPARLAFAGIAAYPYSPEWAVPAVFTPFEAERPLVVPNADGRERPLTVTGRITFTLAGEHHTLTVSRSGAGLSGVIADATSDKDTYRFRFITLPAPDADGRTVLDLNRAHLPPCAFADHFICPFPPPGNRFAIAVEAGEKHVLTR, from the coding sequence ATGACCGAGACTGCCGCAGAGGCGTGGAAGCACTGGAGCGACGGCCGAGCGGCAACGGTGAGTTCGCCGCACGGCCAGCTCGCGCTCACGGGAACGCACTGGCTGGAGCCGGATCCAGGCGCCGTACCCGGCCTGCCCGGTCTCTGGTGGAGCGACACCGAAGGCGTCCGGCTGCGCGCCAAGGCCCAGGACGGCATCGTGCTCGACGGCAGGGGCAGCCCGGACGCCCCGGTGGACGGCGAGGTGCTGCTCCGCCCCGACACCGACCCGGCGGCCGACACCGCCGTCCTCGGCGACCTGCGCCTCGTCCCGATCGAGCGCGAGGGGGAGATCGCCCTGCGGGTGTTCGACCCGGCCGCGCCGGCGCGCCTCGCGTTCGCGGGCATCGCCGCCTACCCGTACTCGCCCGAGTGGGCCGTCCCGGCGGTCTTCACCCCCTTCGAGGCCGAGCGCCCGCTGGTGGTGCCGAACGCCGACGGCCGGGAGCGGCCGCTGACCGTGACCGGCCGGATCACCTTCACCCTGGCCGGCGAGCACCACACCCTGACGGTCAGCCGCTCCGGCGCCGGACTCAGCGGGGTCATCGCCGACGCGACGAGCGACAAGGACACCTACCGCTTCCGCTTCATCACCCTCCCCGCCCCCGACGCGGACGGCCGCACCGTGCTCGACCTCAACCGGGCCCACCTGCCGCCCTGCGCCTTCGCGGACCACTTCATCTGCCCCTTCCCGCCGCCGGGCAACCGCTTCGCCATCGCGGTGGAGGCGGGGGAGAAGCACGTCCTGACGCGCTAG